catttttgctaTACTTTTGctctatatatttcttaattcttactgcaTAGATGTCGTGCgacatgtcacaagaatttaattgttCTGAATTACTAttttattcggtgcatttgataaaaaGATTTTGACTTTGAATGGAAATGCAACGaatcatctttcagcacaacagcAACCTGAAGCaaacagccaagacaacgccGGCATGGCTTtgagacaagtctgtgaatgtactTGAGTGGGctcagccaaagcctggacttgaaccccattgaacatctgtggggagacctgaataTCACAGTTCACCGAAATTCCAAATCAAATATTACAGAGCTTGAGGGGATTTGCaagaatgagagaaactgcCCAATTCCAGGTGGGCAAAGCAGGTAGCGTCATATTCAAGATTTGAAGCTGCAATCCTTGAAAGAGGTGCTTCTACAAACTACTGAATAAAGTGTCTGAATACACAAGTACATGATGTATTtcccttttttattattattatttttttaaaacatgtttctgctttgtcattatagggtattgtgtttagattaatggcaaaaaaataaatccaattATATGTAACCAATTCCATATGAAGTCTGTAACAAAACAATACGCGGGGAAAGTGAATAGGTCTGAAGCAGTTCCTCAGTAAGTGCATGTAGGTGGTTAACGTGCCCTTTGTTTACAGTCGGTGTGATTGGTGTCGGCCCTTCACCCAGACTCACCTCTCCAGCCCTGCCCAGTTCCAGCTCCACCAAGGCCACAGGGCTGTTGGTGGCCTCCCCTTTGCTGGCCGAGGCCTGGAGGTCCACCCTCCAGGTGAGGCCCTTCAGGCTGGGCTCCCAGCGACTCTGATTCAACAGGCTCTCCCTCACCCGGGCCCGGTGGCCCTTCCAGAAGCGGGACAGAACGGCCGCCTGCTCGGTACTCACACCCCCTGTGCCCCGCTTCCTGGCCTGGGCTGTGAGGAAAGCCTCCAGCTGAGATTGATCCATGTCAGCAGTAGCAACAGACTGGAAAGAGGGG
Above is a window of Esox lucius isolate fEsoLuc1 chromosome 9, fEsoLuc1.pri, whole genome shotgun sequence DNA encoding:
- the commd1 gene encoding COMM domain-containing protein 1 gives rise to the protein MADVDTKSLNGLLNGIAQIVYYNNNDITEELLKSELYPDLTPEDFHALHEKMKGLLKSVATADMDQSQLEAFLTAQARKRGTGGVSTEQAAVLSRFWKGHRARVRESLLNQSRWEPSLKGLTWRVDLQASASKGEATNSPVALVELELGRAGEDSDFVCLEFDEAKVNQVLKKMADIQESIDTIVHRS